A region from the Actinoplanes sp. OR16 genome encodes:
- the purF gene encoding amidophosphoribosyltransferase: protein MPRGDGLLTDDLDPQERGPQDACGVFGVWAPEEEVAKLTYFGLYALQHRGQEAAGIAVSDGSGVVVYKDIGLVSQVFDEPTLASLRGHLAIGHARYSTTGGSNWENAQPTIRATPAGTTIALAHNGNLVNTAELAKEIADRGLEVGDSTSDTALVTTLLAGRPDLSVEAAAMELLPTLRGAFSFVFMDEHTLYAARDPQGVRPLVLGRMDRGWVVASETAALDITGASFVREVEPGEIIAIDEHGLRSSRFAAPEPKGCLFEYVYLARPDTTIAGRNIYSARVEVGRKLAKEHPVEADLVIGVPESGIPAAIGYAEASGIPYSAGFMKNAYVGRTFIQPSQTIRQLGIRLKLNPLREVVRGKRIVVIDDSIVRGNTQRAQIRMLREAGALEIHVRISSPPVKWPCFYGIDFATRAELIANGLEIDGIRRSIGADSLGYVSLDGLVQATEQPKTRLCMACFDGEYPIELPAGDLIGKHLLEGVGKRASMPNATPDQATAAVADLESDYEAANALLHHP, encoded by the coding sequence GTGCCCCGAGGCGACGGCCTACTGACCGACGATCTCGACCCCCAGGAGCGCGGCCCACAGGATGCCTGTGGCGTCTTCGGCGTCTGGGCCCCTGAAGAAGAGGTCGCCAAACTCACGTACTTCGGGCTCTACGCACTGCAGCACCGAGGTCAGGAAGCCGCCGGCATCGCCGTGAGCGATGGGTCCGGCGTGGTGGTCTACAAGGACATCGGCCTGGTTTCCCAGGTGTTCGACGAGCCGACCCTGGCGAGCCTCCGCGGCCACCTCGCTATCGGCCACGCGCGGTACTCGACGACCGGCGGCTCCAACTGGGAGAACGCCCAGCCGACGATCCGCGCCACCCCGGCCGGCACGACGATCGCGCTGGCGCACAACGGCAACCTGGTGAACACCGCCGAGCTGGCCAAGGAGATCGCCGACCGCGGCCTCGAGGTGGGCGACTCCACCTCCGACACCGCTCTCGTCACCACGCTGCTCGCCGGCCGTCCCGACCTCTCGGTCGAGGCCGCCGCGATGGAGCTGCTGCCGACCCTGCGCGGCGCCTTCAGCTTCGTCTTCATGGACGAGCACACCCTCTACGCCGCCCGTGACCCGCAGGGCGTCCGCCCGCTGGTGCTGGGCCGGATGGATCGGGGCTGGGTGGTCGCCAGCGAGACCGCGGCGCTCGACATCACCGGCGCGAGCTTCGTCCGCGAGGTCGAGCCCGGCGAGATCATCGCGATCGACGAGCACGGCCTGCGGTCCAGCCGGTTCGCTGCGCCGGAGCCCAAGGGCTGCCTCTTCGAGTACGTGTACCTCGCCCGCCCGGACACCACGATCGCCGGCCGCAACATCTACTCGGCCCGCGTCGAGGTCGGCCGCAAGCTGGCGAAGGAGCACCCGGTCGAGGCCGATCTGGTGATCGGTGTCCCGGAGTCCGGCATCCCGGCCGCGATCGGTTACGCCGAGGCGTCGGGTATCCCGTACAGCGCGGGCTTCATGAAGAACGCGTACGTCGGCCGGACCTTCATCCAGCCGTCCCAGACCATCCGCCAGCTCGGCATCCGGCTCAAGCTGAACCCGCTGCGCGAGGTGGTCCGCGGCAAGCGGATCGTCGTGATCGACGACTCGATCGTCCGCGGCAACACGCAGCGCGCCCAGATCCGCATGCTGCGCGAGGCCGGAGCGCTCGAGATCCACGTGCGGATCTCGTCGCCGCCGGTGAAGTGGCCGTGCTTCTACGGCATCGACTTCGCGACCCGCGCCGAGCTGATCGCGAACGGCCTGGAGATCGACGGCATCCGCCGCTCGATCGGCGCCGACAGTCTCGGTTACGTCTCGCTGGACGGTCTGGTGCAGGCGACCGAGCAACCGAAGACAAGGCTCTGCATGGCCTGCTTCGATGGTGAATACCCGATCGAGCTCCCGGCCGGGGACCTGATCGGCAAGCACCTGCTGGAGGGCGTCGGCAAGCGCGCCAGCATGCCCAACGCCACACCGGACCAGGCGACCGCGGCGGTGGCCGACCTGGAGTCGGACTACGAAGCCGCTAACGCGCTGCTTCACCACCCGTGA
- the purM gene encoding phosphoribosylformylglycinamidine cyclo-ligase, with protein MTHVSERSSAGSNGAEGADRQLWTAGSGRGPRKRSATYADAGVSIHAGDRAVELLKSKVKKTSRPEVMGDLGGFSGLFKLNTAKYKSPVLASSTDGVGTKLVIAQQLDIHDTIGIDLVAMVVDDLVACGAEPLFLLDYIACGEVVPDKVAEIGAGIADGCRYAGCALLGGETAEHPGVLRPDEYDVSATGVGVVEESEILGKERVEIGDAVIAMRSSGLHSNGYSLVRHVLLGAGRMRLDTVVDDFGTQRTLGEELLTPTKIYAKDCLGLIEETDVRAFSHVTGGGIPGNLNRVLPGNLDAVVDRSTWRPQPIFDLIQAKGRIEDSEMEATFNMGVGMFAVVSSDDADRAMAYLTGRGVEAWQVGEVIEGSGEVQMVGSYTRG; from the coding sequence GTGACGCACGTGTCCGAGCGCAGCAGTGCCGGATCGAACGGCGCCGAAGGCGCGGACCGCCAGCTGTGGACGGCGGGTTCCGGCCGCGGCCCGCGCAAGCGCTCGGCGACGTACGCGGACGCGGGTGTCTCGATCCACGCGGGTGACCGTGCGGTCGAGCTGCTCAAGTCGAAGGTGAAGAAGACCAGCCGTCCCGAGGTGATGGGTGACCTCGGCGGTTTCTCCGGCCTCTTCAAGCTGAACACCGCGAAGTACAAGAGCCCGGTCCTGGCCTCCTCGACCGACGGTGTCGGCACCAAGCTGGTGATCGCGCAGCAGCTCGACATCCACGACACGATCGGCATCGACCTGGTCGCCATGGTCGTCGACGACCTGGTGGCCTGTGGCGCCGAGCCGCTGTTCCTGCTCGACTACATCGCCTGTGGCGAGGTCGTGCCGGACAAGGTCGCCGAGATCGGCGCCGGTATCGCGGACGGCTGCCGGTACGCCGGCTGCGCCCTGCTCGGCGGCGAGACCGCCGAGCACCCCGGCGTGCTCCGCCCGGATGAGTACGACGTCTCCGCCACCGGCGTCGGCGTGGTCGAGGAGAGCGAGATCCTCGGCAAGGAGCGGGTCGAGATCGGCGACGCCGTGATCGCGATGCGTTCCTCGGGTCTGCACTCGAACGGCTACTCCCTGGTGCGTCACGTGCTCCTCGGCGCCGGGCGGATGCGCCTGGACACGGTCGTCGACGACTTCGGCACCCAGCGCACCCTGGGCGAGGAACTCCTCACCCCCACCAAGATCTACGCGAAGGACTGCCTCGGCCTGATCGAGGAGACCGACGTCCGGGCGTTCTCGCACGTCACCGGCGGCGGCATCCCCGGCAACCTGAACCGCGTCCTGCCGGGCAACCTGGACGCCGTGGTCGACCGGTCCACCTGGCGCCCGCAGCCGATCTTCGACCTGATCCAGGCGAAGGGCCGGATCGAGGACTCCGAGATGGAGGCCACGTTCAACATGGGCGTCGGCATGTTCGCCGTCGTCTCCTCCGACGACGCGGACCGGGCGATGGCCTACCTCACCGGCCGTGGCGTCGAGGCCTGGCAGGTCGGCGAGGTCATCGAGGGCTCCGGCGAGGTCCAGATGGTCGGCTCGTACACGCGAGGCTGA
- the amcB gene encoding cyclophane-forming radical SAM peptide maturase AmcB: MRGISAMPSYVVMQPTTLCNLACGYCYLPFRRDNLKMPIEVAEKVAASVRDLAREQRFSVVWHGGEPLAAGLDHLTALFAPFGDAVEHHVQTNATLIDDAWCEFFLAHDVRVSVSVDGPRERNGDRVDRRDKPAYDLIVKGIDALRRHGIPFSALCVVSDPRPGVATELYDYFLDLGCEVLGINVEELEGVNTRLNRHDPAAVSAFWAELVGAWRRAPRIHLREVEWSLRYAAAVLDGTADQLLPRQLDPIPTVAHDGSVVLLSPELAGFSDPRYGDFSSGNVLRTPLTEILARAAGTPWIGEFLSGIEACRSSCPYFGFCGGAHAANRYFEHGRFDVTETDHCRNSKIRLLEGVLDHARDHEATAV, translated from the coding sequence ATGCGGGGAATCTCCGCGATGCCCAGCTACGTCGTTATGCAGCCCACTACTCTCTGCAACCTGGCGTGCGGCTACTGCTACCTGCCGTTCCGGCGGGACAACCTGAAGATGCCGATCGAGGTGGCCGAGAAGGTCGCCGCGTCGGTGAGGGATCTCGCCCGGGAGCAGAGGTTCTCGGTGGTCTGGCACGGCGGCGAGCCCCTCGCGGCGGGCCTGGATCACCTGACGGCGCTCTTCGCCCCCTTCGGCGACGCGGTCGAGCACCACGTGCAGACGAACGCCACGCTGATCGACGATGCCTGGTGCGAGTTCTTCCTGGCCCACGACGTCCGGGTGAGCGTGAGCGTGGACGGTCCCCGCGAGCGCAACGGCGACCGGGTGGACCGGCGGGACAAGCCGGCCTACGACCTCATCGTGAAGGGGATCGACGCGCTTCGCCGGCACGGGATCCCGTTCTCGGCACTCTGCGTCGTCAGTGATCCGCGACCGGGAGTGGCGACCGAGCTGTACGACTACTTCCTCGACCTGGGCTGCGAGGTGCTCGGGATCAACGTGGAGGAGCTGGAGGGCGTCAACACCCGGCTCAACCGCCACGACCCGGCAGCGGTGAGCGCGTTCTGGGCCGAGCTGGTCGGCGCCTGGCGCCGGGCGCCGCGGATCCACCTGCGTGAGGTGGAGTGGTCCCTGCGGTACGCCGCGGCGGTCCTCGACGGCACGGCCGACCAGCTGCTGCCCCGCCAGCTGGACCCGATCCCCACCGTGGCGCACGACGGCTCGGTGGTGCTGCTCTCGCCCGAGCTGGCCGGCTTCTCCGACCCGCGGTACGGCGACTTCTCCAGCGGCAACGTGCTGCGGACACCGTTGACCGAGATCCTGGCCCGGGCGGCCGGCACACCGTGGATAGGCGAGTTCCTGAGCGGCATCGAGGCGTGCCGGAGCAGCTGCCCCTATTTCGGCTTCTGCGGTGGCGCGCACGCGGCCAACCGCTACTTCGAACACGGCAGGTTCGACGTCACCGAGACGGACCACTGCCGGAACAGCAAGATTCGCCTACTGGAGGGAGTGCTGGACCATGCCCGAGATCATGAAGCCACGGCTGTCTGA
- the amcA gene encoding multiple cyclophane-containing RiPP AmcA, with translation MPEIMKPRLSDGVEDPVTARVHETRAGLTALIAEADVARQQRAEQAVSDGGSAVCAWNHFENIPTFYNWNNRPR, from the coding sequence ATGCCCGAGATCATGAAGCCACGGCTGTCTGACGGCGTGGAGGATCCGGTCACGGCACGGGTGCACGAGACCCGGGCAGGGTTGACCGCGCTCATCGCGGAGGCGGATGTCGCCAGGCAGCAGCGAGCCGAACAGGCAGTCTCGGATGGCGGCTCGGCGGTGTGCGCCTGGAACCACTTCGAGAACATTCCCACGTTCTACAACTGGAACAACCGGCCGCGCTGA
- a CDS encoding DUF3073 domain-containing protein, protein MGRGRAKAKQTKVARELKYHSPNTDLTALQRELASAGKSNHHFDDDNDELVDDDEDDDADDDRDTWSPTRR, encoded by the coding sequence ATGGGGCGCGGCCGTGCTAAGGCCAAGCAGACGAAGGTGGCGCGGGAGTTGAAGTATCACTCCCCGAACACCGACCTCACCGCCTTGCAGCGCGAACTGGCGAGTGCCGGTAAGTCGAATCATCACTTCGACGACGACAACGACGAGCTCGTCGATGATGATGAGGACGACGACGCGGATGACGACCGGGATACCTGGTCGCCGACAAGGCGCTGA
- a CDS encoding Glu/Leu/Phe/Val dehydrogenase: MDVFDTDGHEQVVFCQDRATGLKAIIGIYSTALGPALGGTRFYPYEDESAALADVLKLSRGMAYKNALAGLDLGGGKAVIWGDPARVKSEGLLRAYGRFVESLRGRYYTACDVGTYVADMDVIARETRYVTGRSLQHGGAGDSSVLTAWGVFQGMRAAAEHTWGSPTLRGRTVGVAGLGKVGKYLTGHLVEDGANVIATDVSESAREWARTTHPSVQLVADADALITSDIDVYAPCALGGALNDETVSVLRARVVTGAANNQLAHSGIGKLLSERGILYTPDYVVNAGGVIQVADEIEGFDFERAKLRATGIFETTRRILQLADDEGVPPAVAADRLAERRMAEVGRLRAIYLN, encoded by the coding sequence ATGGACGTGTTCGACACCGACGGGCACGAACAGGTCGTCTTCTGCCAGGACCGGGCGACCGGCCTGAAGGCGATCATCGGTATCTACTCGACGGCGCTCGGCCCGGCGCTCGGCGGCACTCGTTTCTACCCCTACGAGGATGAGTCGGCCGCCCTCGCCGACGTGCTGAAGCTGTCCCGCGGGATGGCGTACAAGAACGCCCTAGCCGGTCTGGACCTCGGCGGCGGCAAGGCGGTCATCTGGGGCGACCCGGCCCGGGTGAAGTCCGAGGGCCTGCTCCGGGCGTACGGGCGATTCGTCGAGTCGCTGCGCGGCCGCTACTACACCGCCTGTGACGTCGGCACCTACGTCGCCGACATGGACGTGATCGCGCGCGAGACGCGGTACGTGACCGGACGCAGCCTGCAGCACGGCGGAGCCGGCGATTCCTCGGTCCTCACCGCCTGGGGCGTCTTCCAGGGCATGCGCGCCGCCGCGGAGCACACCTGGGGCAGCCCGACCCTGCGCGGCCGCACGGTCGGCGTCGCGGGCCTCGGCAAGGTCGGCAAGTACCTCACCGGCCACCTGGTCGAGGACGGCGCGAACGTGATCGCCACCGACGTCAGCGAGAGTGCCCGCGAGTGGGCCCGCACCACTCACCCCTCGGTGCAGCTGGTGGCGGACGCGGACGCCCTCATCACCTCCGACATCGACGTCTACGCGCCGTGCGCGCTCGGCGGCGCCCTGAACGACGAGACCGTCTCGGTCCTGCGGGCCAGGGTCGTCACGGGCGCGGCGAACAACCAGCTGGCCCACTCCGGCATCGGCAAGCTCCTCAGCGAGCGCGGCATCCTCTACACGCCGGACTACGTGGTGAACGCCGGCGGCGTGATCCAGGTGGCCGACGAGATCGAGGGCTTCGACTTCGAGCGGGCGAAGCTCAGGGCGACCGGAATCTTCGAGACCACCCGCCGGATCCTCCAGCTCGCCGACGACGAGGGTGTCCCGCCGGCCGTGGCCGCCGACCGGTTGGCAGAACGTCGGATGGCAGAGGTCGGCCGTTTGCGTGCTATTTACCTGAACTGA
- a CDS encoding BldC family transcriptional regulator, with translation MASRTHDPEPLLTPAEVASMFRVDPKTVTRWAKAGKLSAIRTLGGHRRYRESEVRALLQGQIPTQRQGD, from the coding sequence ATGGCATCGCGTACGCACGATCCTGAGCCGCTACTAACGCCGGCCGAGGTGGCGTCGATGTTCCGCGTCGACCCGAAGACCGTTACTCGGTGGGCGAAGGCTGGCAAGCTCAGCGCAATTCGCACGTTGGGTGGCCACCGTCGCTACCGAGAGTCGGAAGTCCGCGCCCTGCTCCAGGGCCAGATTCCGACGCAGCGTCAGGGCGACTGA
- a CDS encoding PPOX class F420-dependent oxidoreductase: protein MAGLEQLGSEKYVLLTTFRKDGRAVATPLWVVPDGSGLGFWTVADSGKVKRIRNSGRVTVAPCDMRGKPTGGETIEATARIGDTADFQRVAQTLKKKYGLMGRLTVLGSRLRRGADGTVVVLVN, encoded by the coding sequence ATGGCCGGACTGGAGCAACTCGGGTCGGAGAAATACGTCCTGCTCACGACGTTCCGCAAGGACGGGCGAGCGGTCGCGACACCATTGTGGGTCGTCCCTGACGGGAGCGGCCTCGGGTTCTGGACCGTCGCGGACAGCGGCAAGGTCAAGAGGATCCGCAACAGCGGCCGGGTCACGGTGGCGCCCTGCGACATGCGCGGCAAGCCGACCGGCGGCGAGACGATCGAGGCGACCGCCCGGATCGGCGACACCGCCGACTTCCAGCGGGTCGCACAGACACTCAAGAAGAAGTACGGCCTGATGGGCCGGCTCACGGTGCTGGGCAGCCGGCTCCGCCGAGGCGCCGACGGAACGGTCGTCGTTCTGGTGAACTGA
- a CDS encoding class I SAM-dependent methyltransferase, which translates to MEQPTIGDAFGEMIRDAYAVRTGIGPRPLAGGKYARPVIEVIERDDGLINGAPADHYLDEPSDWQAYDRRALKLCRGRVLDIGTGAGRVALELQRRGIAVTGLDTSLGAIEVARKRGLRDTVLATVDDFSRAAERYDTFLLLGNNLGLLEGPDRAPGFLAALSRLAAPGARIVAQGSDPYGTRDPVHVAYHDRNRQRGRLGGQLRLRLRYREVATGWFDYLNCSAAELESLLAGTGWRLKSIDDRDRPYYLAVMEQDT; encoded by the coding sequence ATGGAGCAGCCGACGATCGGCGACGCCTTCGGTGAGATGATCCGGGACGCGTACGCCGTGCGAACCGGGATCGGCCCGAGGCCCCTGGCCGGCGGCAAGTACGCCCGTCCCGTCATCGAGGTGATCGAGCGCGACGACGGATTGATCAACGGCGCGCCGGCCGACCACTATCTCGACGAGCCGTCCGACTGGCAGGCGTACGACAGGCGGGCCCTGAAGCTCTGCCGGGGCCGGGTGCTGGACATCGGGACGGGGGCCGGCCGCGTCGCCCTCGAACTCCAGCGCCGTGGCATCGCCGTCACCGGACTCGACACGTCGCTCGGCGCCATCGAGGTGGCCCGCAAGCGGGGTCTGCGCGACACCGTCCTCGCCACCGTCGACGACTTCTCCCGCGCGGCCGAGCGGTACGACACGTTCCTGCTGCTCGGCAACAACCTCGGTCTGCTGGAGGGGCCGGATCGGGCGCCCGGTTTCCTGGCGGCGCTGTCCCGGCTGGCGGCACCGGGCGCGCGGATCGTGGCGCAGGGCAGTGACCCGTACGGGACCCGCGACCCGGTGCACGTGGCCTATCACGACCGGAACCGGCAGCGCGGACGGCTCGGCGGGCAGCTGCGGCTGCGCCTGCGGTACCGGGAGGTCGCCACCGGCTGGTTCGACTACCTGAACTGCTCGGCGGCCGAGCTGGAGTCGCTGCTGGCGGGCACCGGGTGGCGGCTGAAATCAATCGACGACCGGGATCGGCCGTACTACCTTGCGGTCATGGAGCAAGACACATGA
- a CDS encoding RNA 2'-phosphotransferase, producing the protein MTELTRDQVRLSRRISLVLRHRPETAGLTLDANGWVPVPRFLAALGITREQLDVVVAGNDKKRFAIEPGPDGVDRIRASQGHSRRVAVDLELPAVTPPAELFHGTPRTNLDAILREGLRPRSRHHVHLSADVPTALVVGRRRSPDVVVLRVDAGIMADEGHVFHRSDNGVWLTSVVPAVFCHVGTFR; encoded by the coding sequence ATGACCGAACTCACCCGCGACCAGGTCCGCCTCAGCAGGCGGATCTCGCTGGTGCTGCGCCACCGGCCGGAGACCGCCGGCCTGACTCTCGACGCCAACGGCTGGGTGCCCGTTCCCCGGTTCCTGGCGGCTCTCGGCATCACCCGCGAGCAGTTGGACGTGGTGGTCGCCGGCAACGACAAGAAGCGTTTCGCGATCGAGCCGGGGCCGGACGGCGTGGACCGGATCCGGGCCAGCCAGGGGCATTCCCGGCGGGTCGCGGTGGACCTGGAGCTGCCGGCGGTGACGCCACCCGCGGAGCTCTTCCACGGCACGCCCCGGACGAACCTCGACGCGATCCTTCGGGAGGGCCTGCGTCCCCGGAGCCGGCATCACGTGCACCTCTCGGCGGACGTGCCGACCGCTCTCGTGGTGGGCCGCCGGCGGTCACCCGACGTGGTGGTCCTCCGCGTCGATGCCGGGATCATGGCGGACGAGGGGCACGTCTTCCACCGCAGCGACAACGGGGTCTGGCTGACCTCGGTCGTCCCGGCCGTGTTTTGCCATGTGGGCACCTTTCGGTAA
- a CDS encoding PrsW family intramembrane metalloprotease, which produces MSDAVRPGGSRAAISARNPVFWVVLALLLAGGLRIAQIAGRFFGAYPLATFTAIGLFALLAVPFWLFVSELDFLEREPPSLRVLAFAWGGLVATTVSISGSSALENLIAKLGSTRLAADWGAALAGPTVEEIAKTLGVVAIVLIARAQVNSVLDGVVYGALVGLGFQIVEDVVFAIGAVALAGQGDQIQPVVTTFLVRGFLAGVWSHTLFGALAGAGIGYLVVNPDRTRRHRIGMAGLALFGAWASHVLWNSPLFRDGLGNGALALLAVLVFKGLPPLLLILWLVRRAHDREAAYYVAKLATLRDPTLITDQELRVLGSGSRRAAARRHAATQAGRRARATVRRLQRAQARLAVDLSRDSGSGESGAPETTAVSEVREHRARLEELGHPEAVEGVPSWRHTASTVGTTVVAIAVVWVALSALGGG; this is translated from the coding sequence ATGAGCGATGCTGTCCGGCCCGGGGGTTCCCGGGCGGCGATCTCCGCTCGCAACCCGGTCTTCTGGGTGGTGCTGGCCCTGCTGCTCGCCGGCGGCCTGCGGATCGCCCAGATCGCCGGCCGGTTCTTCGGTGCCTACCCGCTCGCCACGTTCACCGCGATCGGCCTGTTCGCACTGCTCGCCGTGCCGTTCTGGCTGTTCGTCTCGGAGCTGGACTTCCTGGAGCGGGAGCCGCCGAGCCTGCGCGTGCTGGCGTTCGCGTGGGGTGGATTGGTCGCGACCACCGTCTCGATCTCGGGCAGCAGCGCGCTGGAGAACCTGATCGCGAAACTCGGTTCGACCCGTCTCGCCGCCGATTGGGGCGCCGCGCTCGCCGGCCCGACGGTCGAGGAGATCGCCAAGACGCTCGGCGTGGTCGCCATCGTGCTGATCGCCCGGGCGCAGGTGAACAGCGTGCTGGACGGGGTCGTCTACGGCGCCCTGGTCGGCCTCGGGTTCCAGATCGTCGAGGACGTGGTCTTCGCGATCGGCGCTGTCGCACTGGCCGGCCAAGGTGATCAGATTCAGCCGGTCGTCACCACGTTCCTGGTCCGTGGATTCCTCGCCGGGGTGTGGAGCCACACGCTCTTCGGCGCACTGGCCGGCGCCGGCATCGGCTATCTCGTGGTCAACCCGGACCGTACCCGCCGGCATCGGATCGGCATGGCCGGTCTGGCCCTCTTCGGCGCCTGGGCCTCGCACGTGCTCTGGAATTCGCCGCTCTTCCGGGACGGTCTGGGCAACGGCGCGCTGGCGCTGCTCGCGGTCCTGGTCTTCAAGGGCCTGCCGCCGCTGCTGCTGATCCTCTGGCTGGTCCGCCGCGCCCACGATCGCGAGGCCGCCTACTACGTCGCGAAGCTCGCCACCCTCCGTGATCCCACTCTGATCACCGATCAGGAGCTCCGGGTGCTGGGTTCCGGGTCGCGGCGGGCGGCGGCGCGCCGGCATGCGGCCACGCAGGCGGGGCGAAGAGCCAGGGCGACGGTACGCCGGCTGCAGCGCGCCCAGGCGCGCCTCGCCGTCGACCTGAGCCGTGACTCCGGCTCGGGGGAGTCCGGCGCCCCGGAGACGACAGCGGTCTCGGAGGTCCGCGAGCACCGTGCCCGACTGGAGGAGCTGGGCCATCCGGAGGCCGTGGAGGGTGTGCCGTCGTGGCGGCACACCGCGTCCACGGTCGGCACCACGGTCGTGGCGATCGCGGTGGTCTGGGTCGCGCTCTCCGCACTCGGCGGCGGCTAG
- a CDS encoding hotdog fold thioesterase yields the protein MGIVITEASAERVVGTMPVEGNTQPYGLLHGGASCVLAETLGSVGAVLHGQTVDRPFAVGVDINATHHKAARSGLVTGVALPVHRGRAVATYEVVLTDESGERVCTARITCLLRGA from the coding sequence ATGGGCATCGTGATCACCGAGGCCTCCGCCGAGCGGGTCGTCGGGACCATGCCGGTCGAGGGCAACACCCAGCCGTACGGGCTGCTGCACGGTGGCGCCTCGTGCGTGCTCGCCGAGACGCTCGGCTCGGTCGGCGCGGTGCTGCACGGGCAGACCGTGGACCGGCCGTTCGCGGTCGGCGTCGACATCAACGCGACCCACCACAAGGCGGCCCGGTCCGGCCTGGTGACCGGGGTCGCCCTCCCGGTGCACCGCGGCCGCGCGGTCGCCACGTACGAGGTCGTGCTCACCGACGAGTCGGGCGAGCGGGTCTGCACCGCACGCATCACCTGCCTGCTGCGCGGGGCCTGA